One genomic segment of Centropristis striata isolate RG_2023a ecotype Rhode Island chromosome 11, C.striata_1.0, whole genome shotgun sequence includes these proteins:
- the crsp7 gene encoding mediator of RNA polymerase II transcription subunit 26 isoform X1, with product MTTVSATPQQMRDRLLQAIDTHSNIRNMVDVLEVITCLEKYPITKEALEETRLGKLINDVRKKTKNEDLAKRAKKLLRTWQKLIEPGPAVTASTPGSTNGSSHPCRTDASPPDISVSGKGVPEVKIRNDVHNTYSPKAEKSSSRKRRAEHRDSGVHLPEKISKMSSFDNSVSPPPTNGISGSPDALPDQQVVPSPDRSRIEHLDNDKINRIPVNAVKPRPSSPGVAKLPSTSSMIKVAVMQQQARLDEGGGGGYYQAKSPRGVTTSPRSMKPDTVTKRSSAYAPKGTPVPSPSSRDSPLSQPVSSPAQASYTDKLPHSSHRSSMHWASSSDVPSHCPPQDISASLESPSISPSPSHPQHNSELHRPTSEGAMSVSDDTDGPTVPNSEHKRRKYRSRDYSVNLDGQKIEDTTKPVRLKERRLTFDPVTGQIKSLVHKEPSQIEDAPTPDPTESRQRTESTVLQPAPTTPVPVPVPTPVPVPALAPVPGPSPNPNPFHQTNWKELSRNEIIQSYLNLQSNVLTSSGVQAPSAHFFMSEYLKREEQEIKDSRKVHVLQKDSAVGDLPGISREVTDGDLDRVHTQHWQGVNGCYDTEGTWYDWTECITLDPHGDESKLNILPYVCLD from the exons ATACGCAATATGGTGGATGTATTGGAGGTAATTACCTGTCTTGAAAAGTATCCTATCACCAAAGAAGCACTTGAG GAAACCCGTCTCGGAAAATTGATCAATGATGTAAGGAAGAAGACCAAGAATGAAGACCTTGCTAAGCGTGCTAAGAAACTCTTAAGGACCTGGCAAAAGTTGATTGAACCTGGGCCAGCTGTGACTGCCAGTACCCCTGGGTCTACCAATGGCAGTTCTCATCCCTGCAGAACGGATGCCTCTCCTCCTGACATTTCTGTGTCGGGGAAGGGTGTCCCTGAAGTCAAAATTAGAAACGATGTTCACAACACATACTCACCAAAAGCTGAGAAATCAAGCAGCCGCAAACGCAGAGCCGAGCACAGAGACAGCGGAGTGCACTTACCAGAAAAAATCTCCAAGATGTCTTCATTTGATAACTCTGTTTCCCCACCACCCACCAATGGGATTTCGGGCAGCCCTGATGCCCTGCCTGACCAGCAAGTCGTCCCGTCTCCTGACAGATCTCGGATAGAGCACCTTGATAATGATAAAATCAACAGAATTCCGGTTAATGCTGTCAAGCCTCGCCCCAGCTCCCCTGGAGTGGCCAAACTACCTAGCACTTCCTCTATGATCAAGGTTGCTGTGATGCAGCAACAGGCCAGATTGGAtgaagggggaggaggggggtatTATCAAGCCAAAAGTCCCCGCGGCGTTACTACCAGTCCGAGGAGCATGAAGCCAGACACAGTGACCAAGCGCTCCTCAGCATATGCCCCGAAAGGAACCCCTGTCCCAAGCCCTTCCTCTAGGGACTCTCCCTTGTCCCAGCCTGTATCCTCCCCAGCCCAAGCTTCTTACACTGACAAGCTGCCACATTCTTCTCATAGGTCTTCAATGCACTGGGCCAGTTCGTCAGATGTCCCCTCTCATTGCCCACCACAAGACATATCTGCATCACTGGAATCCCCATCAATCTCCCCTTCACCCTCTCACCCCCAACACAACTCAGAACTACACAGACCGACATCTGAGGGAGCCATGTCTGTATCTGATGACACAGACGGGCCAACGGTTCCCAACTCAGAGCATAAACGGAGGAAGTACAGGTCAAGAGACTACTCTGTCAACCTTGATGGTCAGAAAATAGAGGACACAACTAAACCTGTGCGGTTAAAAGAACGCAGATTAACATTTGATCCTGTCACAGGTCAGATCAAATCTTTGGTACATAAAGAACCTTCTCAAATAGAGGATGCCCCCACTCCTGACCCTACAGAGTCTAGGCAGAGAACTGAAAGCACTGTACTACAGCCCGCTCCCACGACCCCAGTCCCAGTCCCTGTCCCAACCCCAGTCCCTGTCCCAGCCCTGGCCCCAGTCCCAGGTCCCagccccaaccccaaccctttCCATCAAACAAACTGGAAGGAGCTGTCCAGAAATGAAATCATCCAGTCCTACTTGAACCTTCAGAGTAATGTGCTCACCTCCTCTGGGGTCCAGGCCCCGAGTGCACACTTTTTCATGTCAGAGTATCTGAAAAGGGAAGAACAGGAAATCAAGGACTCAAGGAAGGTACATGTTCTGCAGAAAGACAGCGCAGTAGGGGATTTACCGGGCATTAGCCGGGAGGTGACGGACGGGGACCTGGACAGGGTACACACACAGCACTGGCAGGGGGTGAACGGTTGTTATGACACCGAGGGCACCTGGTATGATTGGACAGAGTGCATAACATTGGACCCTCATGGGGATGAAAGCAAATTGAACATCCTGCCATATGTTTGCCTAGACTGA
- the crsp7 gene encoding mediator of RNA polymerase II transcription subunit 26 isoform X2 yields MVDVLEVITCLEKYPITKEALEETRLGKLINDVRKKTKNEDLAKRAKKLLRTWQKLIEPGPAVTASTPGSTNGSSHPCRTDASPPDISVSGKGVPEVKIRNDVHNTYSPKAEKSSSRKRRAEHRDSGVHLPEKISKMSSFDNSVSPPPTNGISGSPDALPDQQVVPSPDRSRIEHLDNDKINRIPVNAVKPRPSSPGVAKLPSTSSMIKVAVMQQQARLDEGGGGGYYQAKSPRGVTTSPRSMKPDTVTKRSSAYAPKGTPVPSPSSRDSPLSQPVSSPAQASYTDKLPHSSHRSSMHWASSSDVPSHCPPQDISASLESPSISPSPSHPQHNSELHRPTSEGAMSVSDDTDGPTVPNSEHKRRKYRSRDYSVNLDGQKIEDTTKPVRLKERRLTFDPVTGQIKSLVHKEPSQIEDAPTPDPTESRQRTESTVLQPAPTTPVPVPVPTPVPVPALAPVPGPSPNPNPFHQTNWKELSRNEIIQSYLNLQSNVLTSSGVQAPSAHFFMSEYLKREEQEIKDSRKVHVLQKDSAVGDLPGISREVTDGDLDRVHTQHWQGVNGCYDTEGTWYDWTECITLDPHGDESKLNILPYVCLD; encoded by the exons ATGGTGGATGTATTGGAGGTAATTACCTGTCTTGAAAAGTATCCTATCACCAAAGAAGCACTTGAG GAAACCCGTCTCGGAAAATTGATCAATGATGTAAGGAAGAAGACCAAGAATGAAGACCTTGCTAAGCGTGCTAAGAAACTCTTAAGGACCTGGCAAAAGTTGATTGAACCTGGGCCAGCTGTGACTGCCAGTACCCCTGGGTCTACCAATGGCAGTTCTCATCCCTGCAGAACGGATGCCTCTCCTCCTGACATTTCTGTGTCGGGGAAGGGTGTCCCTGAAGTCAAAATTAGAAACGATGTTCACAACACATACTCACCAAAAGCTGAGAAATCAAGCAGCCGCAAACGCAGAGCCGAGCACAGAGACAGCGGAGTGCACTTACCAGAAAAAATCTCCAAGATGTCTTCATTTGATAACTCTGTTTCCCCACCACCCACCAATGGGATTTCGGGCAGCCCTGATGCCCTGCCTGACCAGCAAGTCGTCCCGTCTCCTGACAGATCTCGGATAGAGCACCTTGATAATGATAAAATCAACAGAATTCCGGTTAATGCTGTCAAGCCTCGCCCCAGCTCCCCTGGAGTGGCCAAACTACCTAGCACTTCCTCTATGATCAAGGTTGCTGTGATGCAGCAACAGGCCAGATTGGAtgaagggggaggaggggggtatTATCAAGCCAAAAGTCCCCGCGGCGTTACTACCAGTCCGAGGAGCATGAAGCCAGACACAGTGACCAAGCGCTCCTCAGCATATGCCCCGAAAGGAACCCCTGTCCCAAGCCCTTCCTCTAGGGACTCTCCCTTGTCCCAGCCTGTATCCTCCCCAGCCCAAGCTTCTTACACTGACAAGCTGCCACATTCTTCTCATAGGTCTTCAATGCACTGGGCCAGTTCGTCAGATGTCCCCTCTCATTGCCCACCACAAGACATATCTGCATCACTGGAATCCCCATCAATCTCCCCTTCACCCTCTCACCCCCAACACAACTCAGAACTACACAGACCGACATCTGAGGGAGCCATGTCTGTATCTGATGACACAGACGGGCCAACGGTTCCCAACTCAGAGCATAAACGGAGGAAGTACAGGTCAAGAGACTACTCTGTCAACCTTGATGGTCAGAAAATAGAGGACACAACTAAACCTGTGCGGTTAAAAGAACGCAGATTAACATTTGATCCTGTCACAGGTCAGATCAAATCTTTGGTACATAAAGAACCTTCTCAAATAGAGGATGCCCCCACTCCTGACCCTACAGAGTCTAGGCAGAGAACTGAAAGCACTGTACTACAGCCCGCTCCCACGACCCCAGTCCCAGTCCCTGTCCCAACCCCAGTCCCTGTCCCAGCCCTGGCCCCAGTCCCAGGTCCCagccccaaccccaaccctttCCATCAAACAAACTGGAAGGAGCTGTCCAGAAATGAAATCATCCAGTCCTACTTGAACCTTCAGAGTAATGTGCTCACCTCCTCTGGGGTCCAGGCCCCGAGTGCACACTTTTTCATGTCAGAGTATCTGAAAAGGGAAGAACAGGAAATCAAGGACTCAAGGAAGGTACATGTTCTGCAGAAAGACAGCGCAGTAGGGGATTTACCGGGCATTAGCCGGGAGGTGACGGACGGGGACCTGGACAGGGTACACACACAGCACTGGCAGGGGGTGAACGGTTGTTATGACACCGAGGGCACCTGGTATGATTGGACAGAGTGCATAACATTGGACCCTCATGGGGATGAAAGCAAATTGAACATCCTGCCATATGTTTGCCTAGACTGA